The Persephonella sp. genome contains the following window.
TACTTTCTCTGTCTATTCTGAGTAGTTGCTGACTTACAGCTATTATTCTGGTTTTTTCTGTGGTTGGTCTGTTTTTATCAATAATGTTAACAGGCTTTATATTTTTTTCTAAAAGAAGCTTTTCAAGGAGTTTTCCATTTTCATCTTCCCCAATAACACCTGATATATAAGAGGAGGCTCCCAGTGTAGATATATTCCATGCCACATTTGATGCACCACCGGGGTTATAGGTTTCCTTTTTTACTTCAACTACAGGAACAGGAGCTTCCGGAGAAATCCTTTCAACCTCACCCCATACATACTTATCTAAAATCAGGTCTCCAACTATCAGAATGGATTTTTCAGGAAATTTTTGTATTATTTCCTTTGCCCGCTTTTTTGTAATCAATTTTCACCTTTAAAGCTGTGGTTTATGGAAAGAGTATAGATGTATCAGACAGATTTTTCAAAATATATTCTTCATCTCTGCCAGTCATGAGATTAAAATTTTGAACTGCCTGTGTTGAAGCACCTTTTCCTAGATTATCAATCGCAGTTATTACAACTGCCTGTCCGGTTTTTTCATCTTTATCAACATAGATATCGCAGTAGTTAGAACCAATAACATTTTTTATCTGTGGAGGAGTATCACAAAATCTTATGAAGGGCTCATATCTATACTCAAGTCTATATAGTTCCACAAGTTGCTGTTTGGAAAGATTTGTTTTGTAAATAACAGTTGATGTCATTCCTCTTGATACAGGAAGAATATGCGGAGTAAATCGGACAGTTATAGAGTCTCCATAAATATTTTTCAAAACATCTTCCATCTCCGGTATGTGTCTGTGTTTTATTGGGGAATATGCATAAGCGTTTCCAAAAGCTTCAGGGTAATGAAATTGTTGTTTAAGGCCTCTACCTGCACCTGATATACCGGAAAGAGCATTAACCACAACATTGTTTTCTGCGATTACTTTTTCTTTTACTGCAGGATATAAAGCAAGTAACGTTGCTGTAGGATAACAACCAGGATTTGCAACAATATCTGCTTGTCTTATCTGTTCCCTGTATATTTCAGGTAAACCATAGGCAGCTTTAAGGAGAATATCAGGGTATTTATGCTCAAATTCATAGTATTCAGGATAAGCTGCAGGATTTTTTATTCTGTATGCAGCAGATAAATCTACTACTTTTTTATTCTTTTCTAAAAGTTTTTTTACCAGTTCCACAGATGGTTCATGGGGAAGACACAAGAAATAAAAATCAGAGGCTTCAATATCTGTTTCTTCAGAAAATATAAGGTCTTTTAGTTTTGATGATGAAAAGTGGGGGAATATTTCCTTGAGTTTTTTGCCAGTATATTGACGGGAAATAATTTGATTTATTTCTATATCCGGATAAAGTTGCAAGACTCTAAGGAGTTCTACTCCTGTGTATCCTGAAGCACCAACAATAGCAATTTTCATAAATTAAAACTCCGGAGTTTTATATTAAAAGTATTCGGCAGAAAAGAAAATGTCAAATAAGAAGGGGGAGTATATCCCCCGTAAAAGAGTATATTAACGTTTGGACCATCTGTATTTTGCCCTTGCACCCATCTGAGCGTATTTCTTTCTTTCTTTGATTCTTGCATCCCTTGTAAGAAGACCTGCAGATTTAAGGGATGGTCTGAATTCCGGGTTGTATTCTAAAAGTGCCTTTGCAATACCATACATTATAGCTTCAGCCTGTGCAGGCTTTCCGCTACCTTTTACTGTTGCATAAACATCAAACTTTCCAAGTGTTTCTGTAACAACAAAAGGTCTATTTATTTTTTCTATAAGGATATCTCTTTCAAAGTATTCTTTTCCTTCCCATTCTTTTCCCGAAGAACTTTTTACATATAGTTTCCCTTCACCTGGGAAAATCCAAACCCTTGCAACTGCTTCTTTCCTTCTTCCTGTTCCGTATTTGGCAACTTTTGGGTCTATTTTTACTATCTCAGCCAAGGTTTATACCTCCGTCCTTTAAAAGTTTTTCCAGAGAGCTGTAAGCTCTTCAAGATTTTTTGGATTTTGAGCGTGATGCTTATGCTCATTTCCTGTATAAACTTTTAATCTTTTCATATATCTTTTTTGGAGTTTGTTTTTAGGAAGCATTCTTTCTACAGCCAGTCTAATAACCTCTTCTGGTTTGTGTTCAAGCATCCATTGTAGAGTTCTTACTCTAAGACCACCTGGTCTGTGGGTGTGGTATTGATAAAGTTTGTCTGTAAGTTTTTTACCTGTAACCTGAATTTTATCCGCATTAAGAACTATAACAAAATCTCCAACATCAACATCAGGCTGGAAGTAAGGTTTATGTTTACCTCTTAAAACATTTGCAATAAGTGTTGCAAGTCTTCCTAAGTTTTTACCTGTAGCATCAATTACATACCAATCTCTTTTAACATCCTCTTTGCGAACGTGATATGTTTTCATTATCCTCCTCTTTCTTCTTAAGTATTGTCTAACAAGTCAAAAATTATTACATATTAAGGACTTTTTGTCAATTATGTTCCAGGAACTATAACTCCGTAGTTTCCTGCTTTTTTTCTATAAATAACATTAATCTCTCCTGTTTCTGCATTTCTGAATGGTAGGAAAAAGGCTCCGGTTTCCTCAAGAACCATCATGGCATCTTCAACAGTTAATGGTTTTTCAAGTGGCATTGGTTCCTGAACTATTAAAGGTCTTTCTATACTTTCTTCCTGTGGCATTTGCATTTTTAATTTTTCTGCCCTTGCCAGTCTTCTTGCTTCTTCTTTTCTTCTGCTTTTGAGTCGGACAAGTTGTCTTTCAACCTCGTCTATAACAAAATCTATAGCTGAATAAAGGTCATTACTTTCTTCCCAAGCGTGAATTACACCACCACCGGGAGTATTAAAATATATGTCTATATCAACTCTGTTTCTGTGCCTGTGCTTTTCAAAAGTATAAGTAACCCTTACATTAACTGAATCCTCAGCGACATCAATGTCTTTAATGTAGGGTTTAAGTCTTTCAAGTTTGTGTTCTGTGTAACTTTTAATAAAGTCTGTAACATCAATACCTTTTCCAACATGTTCTACTTTCATCTTCCTATCCTCCTTGTTCTTGAATCTGGTATATTTAACTGTTCTCTATATTTTGTTACTGTTCGTCTTGCAACATTTATTCCCTGACTTTTTAAAATATTCGCTATTTTTTGGTCACTGAGGGGTTTTTTCTTGTCTTCTTTTTCTATTAACTCGGCAATCATATATTTTACTTTTTCTGCAGAGACATCGCCACTGGAAGAAGAAAGTTTTGTTGAGAAGAATGCTTTTAATGGAACAACTCCGGAAGGCAATTGAGCATATTTACCTGAGATTATTCTGCTTACTGTAGATTCATGAAGGCCTACTTCATTTGCAACATCTTTCAAAATAAGAGGCTTCAAATATTCTTTACCTTTTCTTACAAAATCTGCCTGATAGTTTATAAGGAATTCTGCAATTTTTTTAAGATTTTCTCTCCGCTGTTCTATACCTTTTATTATTCCTATTGCTTTTTGTAATTTTTCATCAAGGAATTTTCTGGTTTCTTCAGGCAAATTCTTATCTGATATGAGTTTTCTGTATTCGGTGGTAAGTTTTAGTTTAGGAAGTCCTTTTTCATTTATATGAATCTCAAAACTATCCCCGTTATCATATACATATATGTCAGGTTCAATATATGTTGTTACTTCATCAGAAAATGGGTAAGTAGGATAAGGTTTTAATGTTTTTATGTTTGAAAGTATGTAATCTACTTGCTCTTCAGGATATTTTTGTTTCAGTTTTTCCGGATATGGTATCTCCTCAAAATTCTGGTAAATAATCTCCTTTGCCAACTGGTCATTTCCGAATATCTCAGAATACTGAACCCACAGACTTTCTTTTATATCAAAAGCACCTATACCTGTAGGCTCAAGTCTCATAAATTTCTGTCTTGTTGCTTCTACTAAAGCAACAGGAACATTTAGTTTGTTGGCAATTTCTTCAAGAGAAATATCTAAAAATCCTTTTTCATTAAGGTTTCCTGCTATTTCTTTTGCTATTTCTTTCTTTTCCCCTTCAAATTCAAGCTCAATCTGAAATTCAAGGAGTTCAAGTAGGTCTGGTTTATGGACAAGTTTGTTAGAAAGCCTTTTTTCTTCATCTTCGTCATAATATTTTGATAAATCTCTTATAGGTTCATATTCAGGTTCTAATGTATTAATTTCCTCAAGGAAAGGATTTTCCTCAAGCTCATGTCTAATTGTTTCTTGAAGCTCTAATTTTGGTAAGACCAGCAAAGCAAGCTGTTGCTTCAGACTTATGGTTAAGACTAACTTATTTTGAAGTTTTACCTGAATAGTTGTTTTAAGCATTGTTCATTCTGTTTATTATTTCTTCTATGGCTTTTTTGCTATTTTCTGCTTTTAATATAGGTCTGCCAACGACCAGTATATCTGCTCCCTGGGACACTGCAAATTCAGGAGTTGCTATCCTTGTTTGGTCATCTGTTTTGACAGATGTCAGTCTTATTCCCGGGGTTACAGCTATAAAATTTCCTATTTCTTTTTTTAATTTTTTAACCTCAAATGGAGATGAAACGATACCATCTATACCGGTATTAACTGCTATTTTAGCAAGTTTTAATGCAAGTTCTTCAAGTGAATATTTTGAGCCTATGTAGTTTATATATTCTTCTGAATGACTGGTAAGAATAGTTACCCCAAGAAGTTTTAGGTTTGAATCTCCCCTTGCCTCAACGGCAGCCTTTAACATTTCTTCTCCACCGAGGGTATGGATTGTCAGATAATCAACATTTAAAGAGATTGCAGATTTTACACCATTAAAAACTGTGTTTGGAATGTCGTGTAATTTCAAGTCTAAAAAGACTTCAAAGCCCATATCCTTTATTTTTTGGACAAGGCTTTTCCCTTCTTTTATAAATAACTGATATCCTATTTTTATTATTATGTTGTAGCCCTCTATATCTTCTAATATTTTCAGGGCTTCCTGTGATTCAGGAACATCAAGGGCTAAAGCAAGTCTCCCCACAGATAACTCCTTATACAATTTTTATACCAATTTAATTTTAATAATAGTGTAAGCCAGAGGAAATTTCAATCTGTATAGGCAAGTTCAATTGCCTTTTTAATGTCCTCAAATAGTGTTATCTCAGCATTTGGATTTCTCAGGACATAGGCAGGGTGATATGTCAAATAAAGGAGTTTTCCATTCCAATTTATTACTGAACCTCTTTCTTTGGTTATAGCAACCTGCCTTCCAAGAAATGCCCGTGCTGCTGTAGCTCCCAAAAGACATAAAACCTTTGGATTAATTATCTGAAGTTGTCTTTCAAGATATGGAAAACATGCTTCCATCTCCCAGGGTGTCGGAGTTCTGTTGCCTGGTGGTCTGCATTTACAGATATTTGTTATGTAAAATTCCTCCCGTTTATGACCTGTAGCTTCTATCAGTTTTGTTAAAAGTTTTCCTGCTCTTCCAACAAAAGGTCTTCCCTGCTTATCTTCGTCTCCTCCAGGAGCTTCGCCTATGAACATAAGCTCGGCTTCTGGATTTCCTTCTCCTAAAACTGCCTGCGTTCTGCTTTGATAAAGGTCGCATTTTTTACATTCCTGAATCTCTTTATTTATTTTTTCAAGCTCTTTTATTTTCTCTTCAATACTATTTTTCATCCCTTTCTCCGTGTATATATATTCGTATCCAAGTTCCTGCAGGATTTTAAGATGTTTTTTTAGTTGTTCATTCATTTTAATGCCTCAACAGCCTGCTGTATATTTTTTACTTTTATCAGATTTTTATTATTCATATCTATATTTGCAGGGACAACTATTTTTGTGAAACCAAATTTTTCTGCCTCTTTAATCCTGTGCTCTGTGTAATAAACAGACCTTACCTCTCCGGTCAAACCCAATTCTCCAAAAGCCACAAGATTTTCCGGAACAGGTGTATTCCTCAGGGATGATATTATAGCAAGGGCTACAGGTAAATCTGCTGCAGGTTCTCTTATATCTATTCCTCCTACAATATTTACAAATATATCCCTGTCTTTAAGAAATATTCCAAGCTCTTTTTCAAGAATTGCCGTTATTATTGATAGTCTATTTATATCAAATCCCTGTGTTTTTCTTTGTGGAACAGCATAAACTGTTTTTGATACAAGTGCCTGGATTTCAACTAAAACAGGTTTTGAACCTTCTGTAAATGGAAATATAACGCTGCCTGGTTTACCCTGAGGTCTTTCGGCAAGGAAAAATGAGGATGGGTCTGCAACTTCTTTGAGACCTTTTTCTTCCATTGAAAATACAGATAGCTCTCCTGCAGCTCCAAATCTGTTTTTTATGATTTTCAGAACTCTATAAGCATGACCTCTTTCCCCTTCAAATTGTGCAACTGTATCAACTATATGTTCTAAGACTTTAGGACCGGCTATATTTCCTTCTTTGGTTACCTGTCCTACAAGGACAACAGGAATACCTTTTTGTTTAGCAATTTCTGTAAGTCTTCTGCTAACCTCTCTTACCTGTGAAACAGAACCTGCTATTGACTCCAGCTGTGTGGAATATATTGTTTGAACTGAATCCACAATAACAAAGTCCGGTTTTTCGCTTTCTATGGCATCAAGTATATTTTCAAGGATATTTTCAGATAGGATGATAAGATTTTCTTTTAATGCCTGAATTCTTTCTCCCCGCAGATAAACCTGATGGGCTGATTCTTCCCCTGTAGCATAAAGAACTTTTGAATTATCTGCCATACTAGAGGATATTTGGAGTAAGAGGGTTGATTTTCCTATTCCCGGTTCCCCTGATATGAGAATAACCTGTCCTTTAACAATTCCTCCTCCTAATGCTTCATCTAGGGTTCTTATCCCTGTTGAAATCCTTTCATATTTTTCTTCTATTTTTGCTTTTGTAATAGGAACTGGCCTTGAATATTCTTTCCTTTCAGGTCTAAATGATTTATTAGAACTCTTTTTTTCTTCAACAAGGCTATTCCAGCTACCACATACTGAACATCTTCCTGACCATGTAGGAAAAGTTGCACCACACTCATTACATACGTAAATAGTTCTCTTCTTTGCCATTTGCTATCCTGTTAAATGGATTTAACAGGAATTTAACATAAATCATTTTTTAAATAAAGCAACACTCAGTATTCAATCAGGTCTTCTTTCATGTTGAGAATTTTTATTCTTGGTTCTGAAGATATAAATTCTTTGATAGCCCAGTTTAATTTATGAAGTTCCCTTTCTGGTTTTGGACGTTTGAATAGGGATAGAATCGTGCTTTTGTTTATAAGTTTATATCCTGTGAGAATTCTCCAGGCAAGCATACTTTCTCCTATATCCTGGGCATCCTTCCATATACTATAGATTTTAATATAAAGCTCCATATCCTCTTTAGGAATAGTCAGCTGCCAACTGAACTCTTTTTTTTCAAGTTTTGGTGAAAATCCCTTCCTGGATAAACCTACCATCAGCCAGTTTGCAACACTTCTTCCAAGTGTGCCATCTGTAGTTTCTTCATCCCAGACATTGAACCTGTCTGATTCAATTAAGATTTCCATAATCTCCCCCAATTAATAATGTATCAATATTAATTATATAAGTATAACTCACTCTGAGAATTTTTGTGCTTCTTTTTTTGCTATTTTATCGCAGAGCTCGTTTTCTGTATGTCCTGCGTGCGCTTTAATCCAGATTGGATTAACCTTATGTTTTTGTAATAAGTTATAAATCTCCTCCCACATTTCTCTATGGGCAATTTCTTTTTTGGAAGCGTTTCTCCAGTTATTTTTCTGCCAGTTATAAATCCATTCTGATATAGCTTTAACTACATATTGGGAATCGGAATATAAATCAACCTCACAGGGTTCTTTCAGGGCTTTTAGACCTTCTAAAACGGCTTTTATTTCCATCTCATTGTTGGTTGTTTCTGCTTTACCACCTTTCAGGATTTTTTCATGTTCATTATATCTAAGGAGAGCACACCATCCACCGGGGCCAGGATTTCCAAGGGATGAACCATCTGTAAAAATCTGAACTTTTTTCATTTTCACCATCCTATTATTTCAAATGTTACAGGTAATTCCACGGTTAAATCACCTTTTGGTGGTTTTTTCCCATATTTTTTTGCAAATAGGGGGACATATTTTTTAATTATTTTAACTGCTCCTTTATCAAGAACACTGTAGTTACTGCTTTCTACTATTTTTATTGAATTTTCATCAACTGAACCGTCTGCCTTTATTGTAAATCTGACAATCAGAGAACCTTCTATTCTTAATCGTTTTGCCATTGGTGGATACAAATCTTTCCTTCTTGCCAGCTCATTAAGATATTCTTCAAGGGCTCTTATGTATGCTTGTATATTCTCATCTGTTTTTTTCTTTTCTTTTTTCTCTTCTTCTCCATGTTGATATATAAGCTCTTTTCCTTTTAGAGAAGAAAGATTAAAGTTTTGATTCTGGGAAACATTTTTGTTTTGTTCTGTTGTGTCTTTTGTTTCAGTTTTAGGTTGCTGTTCTACAGGCTGAATTATTTCTTTTTTTGGAGGTTGAGGCTGTGGTTGAGGTTTTTCTACAGGTTTAGGCTGTGGTTTTGGTTTGGTTTTGGGTTTCTTTACAGGTTTTGGACGGGGTTTGGGTTTTATCGGTTTAGGCTTATGTTTTATAGGTTTTGGTTTTTTAGGTTTAGGTTTCACAGGCTTAGGCTTTGGTTTCGGTGGCTTAGGTTTCGGTTTAGGTGCTGGGTTAATTACTTTTTTCTTATGCTGTCCTATCGGGATTTTCTTTTTCGGTTTTGGAACAGCATTTTTTTTCTTTTCAGGCTTCAAAATGTTTATGTAAACAATCTTTTCTTTCTTTTCTGGTTTTTCCGGAGATTTTATATTTGCAAGAACAAGAAATACAATACCGTGAAGAATAATAGATAAACCGAGTCCTATTAATAAAATTTTTGTATCACTGATTTTTTTCAATTTAGTTTTGAGGTTTCTATACTATATTTTTCAAGGCCTAAATCACGACAAGTGTCTATAACAGATACAACCTTCTGGAAAGGTGTATCACGGTCAGCCCTGAGAACAATAACAGGTTTTTTACCTTTTATAAAATTTGATAATTCTTGTTTTAGTTCAGATAACTTTACAGGTTTTTTGTCTATAAAAATTGTTCCGTCTTTTTTTATGGTTATTATGATTTTTTTCTCTGTTACTTCCTTCGCTTCTGAAGTTTTTGCCTGGGGTAGATTAAGGGGTATTTTACCTTCAACTATAAATGTGGCTGTTGCCAAAAAAATAATTAAAACAACCAGTATGATATCTACAAAGGGAGTCATATTTATTTGGGATATTTCTTTGTCTTCATCATCTATAAGTTTCATTATTCCTCCAATTCAAGATTTAAATTTTTTTTATATTCATAAATAAGCAGTATTTTCTTTACCCTTCTTACAAAATAGTTGTAAGCAATAACAGAAGGAATAGCAACAAATAATCCTAAAGCAGTAGCTACAAGAGCTTCTGATATACCGGCCATCACAACTCTTACACCAAATTCAGATGCACGTCCAAGGTCATGGAAAGCCTGGATAATTCCAAGAACTGTTCCAAATAGGCCTATAAATGGAGCATTATTCCCAAATGTGGCAAGAATTCCCAGTCTTTTTTCAAGGGAAAGTTTAAGGGTAATTGGGTCATAATCCATCATATTTTTCTCTATTTTTGGAATCACAATTAGCCTTTCAATCACCACAGCAACACCGATAATACTCATTAAGATTAAAAGATACAGGACAGGTGCTTCACCGATTAAGGCCAGTTTAAGAAAAAACTCTGTTATGTTCACACTCTTCTCCATATTGGTTTCGTAATATAATAATTCTAATATAAATTTCAATCGGTGAAAAAAATGGAAAAATTTACTGTTATAGCTGGTCCCTGTGTTATAGAAAATCAGGATATATGTTTCCAGGTTGCAGAGGTTTTAAAAAACCTTCAGGAAGAATATTCTGATATTAGATTTGTTTTTAAATCCTCATTTGATAAAGCAAATCGTTCAAGTATCCATTCTTTCCGTGGAAAAGGGATGGAGTATGGTCTTAAGGTTCTGGAAAGTGTAAAAAAAGAGTTTGGACTTCCGGTTTTAACAGATATCCATGAAAGTAATCAGGCAGATATAGTTGCTGAAGTCGTTGATATACTGCAAATACCTGCATTTCTATGCAGGCAAACAGACTTGTTGCTTGCTGCAGCTAAAACAGGTAAAGAAATAAATGTTAAAAAAGGACAATTTTTAGCCCCATGGGATACAAAAAATATTGCTGAAAAGCTGAGATTTGGCGGAGCAAAAAAGTTTTATCTTACAGAAAGAGGAGTCTCATTCGGGTATAACAATCTTGTGGTTGATTATAGAAGCTTGCCAATCATGAGACAATTTGCACCTGTTATATTTGATGCTACACATAGTGTTCAGCTTCCCGGTGGTCAGGGAACAGCTTCAGGGGGACAGAGGGAGTTTGTTTATCCACTGGTAAAAGCGGCAATTTCTGTTGGGGTTGATGGATTGTTTTTTGAAACACATCCTGACCCTGACAAAGCATTATCAGATGGTCCAAACCAGGTGCCCCTAAAGGATTTCCCAGATATGATAAAAAAACTCCTTAGTTTGAGGGAATTTCTAATTGAGAAAGATATTTAGTCTTCTATCAGTTGCTTTCATCGCAGGCTGTGGTGTGAAAGGGGGACCCTATCCACCATTTACAGACGCACCAGAAACCATTAGAAATGCATCTATAAAGCAGCAAGACCAACAGCTAATAGTCTACTGGAATTATATTCCCAAATATGCAGACGGAAGACCTATGAAAGAAGGTTTCAGATTTGAGATATATTCCTTTGACCATAGAATTATTAAAAAAATAAGCAAACATGGCAGTTTATATTGGTTCAGATATAGATTTTTAAGAGAAAATGAATACTGCTTTAGATTTAAGGTGATAACAGTAAAACAAGAGAGTAAATTTTCTAAATATTTTTGTTATATTCCCACGTTCAATTATCCCAAAGAACCTCCCAAATATAAATTAGATATAACACAGCAAGGAATAAAAATAAGTTGGGAAAACCCATCAACTATTGATATATACAAAATACCAAAACCTATTTATTATCCTAAACCTTATTTAGTTGTAAAAAACAAAACAGAATATCTTGATAGTAATGTAACCAATAACCGTAAATACTGCTATTATCTCACCATAGAAAACCAATCAGGTGTAGAAAGTGCTCCATCAGATATTAAATGTGTAACTTATAAAGACATATTCCCTCCTCTACCTCCACAAAATCCAAGAATAATAAAAAGAAAAAATACATATTATTTAATATGGTCTGATAGCCCATCCAAAGATGTAACAGGTTATCTTATTTTCATTAATGAAAAACAAATTACTCCAAAGCCTGTATACACTTACTCATTTATATTAAAAGGTTATAAAAAAGGAAATATTGTTAAAATAATAGCCGTTGATAGAGCAGGAAACAAAAGTAAACCTGCTATCGTAAAGTAGAGTAATGCACAATCTTTGCTTTGGAAGGTCTATACATAATATCAAGTAAAAACCAACCGGTGATAAAACCTCCTATATGAGCATACCATGCCACACCTCCCACATTTGGAGGAACTATCATTGCAAATAAAACCTGAATAAAAAACCAGTATCCTATAAAAAACCAGGCAGGTAAAACAAAGACAAAAAATATAAAAGGAGGAATTACAGTTAAAACTTTAGCTTCAGGATAAAGTTTTATATATGCAGCGAGAACTCCACTTATAGCACCGGAAGCACCTATCATTGGAATAAAATAACTACCAGCAGACAAGCTAACTATAGATTGAGTTAAAGCTGCACCAACACCAGATAAAAGATAAAAAACAATAAATTTAAATTTTCCGAGGGCGTCTTCAACATTATTACCGAAAATCCATAAAAAGAGCATATTCCCAAATAGATGTGCAAAACTTCCATGTAAAAACATAGAGGTAAAAATCTTATCAAATCTAAAATGAATTAGGTCAATTGGAAGTAATCCATATTGATGAATAAATAACTCAAACTTTTGAGGTGGTAAAGTAGCTTCATAAAGATAAATTCCTGTATTAAGGATAATAAGTAAAAGTGTAATTATTGGGAAAGTTCGGGTTGGAATATTATCTTTTATAGGAATCATAGCTTTCCTCGTTTTTTTAAAAAAATGATACCACATAAAATAAAAAAGGAGGCTCCATTGCAGAGCCTCAGAATTTTGGGGGAGGGAGGGGGGAGGTGATTATTAATATAAATCTTACATATTAATTTGTCAACTATTTTATTAAATTTTAAATTTTTATAGCACTATTGCTTTTTTTAGAGTAAGTAAAAACATACTTACGTTTATGCAAAGACTAATTGGAAGATTAACTAAGATATAAAGAAGAATTTAAGCTGAAAAAAGAGATTTAAAAGAAGGAATAAAAAAAGGGGCTTTAGAAGCCCCTTTTTTATTTAGATAAATGCCAAAATTTTAGCTTATTTACTGTCTCATTAACTCTCTAAGCCAAATATAGTGGTCTGCAGCTTCTGGTCCTTTTCCTACAACATCAAGCCATCCAAGGAAATCAGGTATCCAATCAAAAACGATATAAGCAACTGTAAAGAGAATATATCCAATCCAGAAAAGCATCCACCATGTAGGAACAGCATCTGTCATATATGTAATCTTATCTACCGCTTTTGTATTTTCTAAATGTGAAGCCATCAGTACTTACCTCCTTCTTTTTCTGCTTTTACTATCTCTTCTTCTAAATCTAAAATTTCGTATTTTGGCCCCTCTATATCCTTGAAGTCCCCTTTCATATAAGAGTAAATGAAAAGAGCTAACCATCCTGTAAGAGCAACAATGTAGGAGATAACTTCTACAAGGAAGCCCTTAAGCTCAGAACCTGACATACCTGCTTCAAGGTATGCAACTGTTCTTACGGCTATAATAGTTCCTACTACAAACAGAAATATAAACAGTATCAAAAGTGCTACGGTTTTTTGGCTTATTCTCATCTTTTTACCTCCATTTTCTCCATAATGGAGAATAATGGGGCGCATGCCCCATTATTTTGCAGCAGTTTCAATTCTAAATCCTTTAGGAGGTTTTACTTCCCAGCTTCCAAGCCACATTACATAAGTGAGAAGAGCAAAACCTCTTACGTTTGGAACAATTTTTCCGTTTTTATCCTTTTCAAAATACCATGTGTATCCAGGCATGTTACTAC
Protein-coding sequences here:
- the argC gene encoding N-acetyl-gamma-glutamyl-phosphate reductase, whose amino-acid sequence is MKIAIVGASGYTGVELLRVLQLYPDIEINQIISRQYTGKKLKEIFPHFSSSKLKDLIFSEETDIEASDFYFLCLPHEPSVELVKKLLEKNKKVVDLSAAYRIKNPAAYPEYYEFEHKYPDILLKAAYGLPEIYREQIRQADIVANPGCYPTATLLALYPAVKEKVIAENNVVVNALSGISGAGRGLKQQFHYPEAFGNAYAYSPIKHRHIPEMEDVLKNIYGDSITVRFTPHILPVSRGMTSTVIYKTNLSKQQLVELYRLEYRYEPFIRFCDTPPQIKNVIGSNYCDIYVDKDEKTGQAVVITAIDNLGKGASTQAVQNFNLMTGRDEEYILKNLSDTSILFP
- the rpsI gene encoding 30S ribosomal protein S9; the protein is MAEIVKIDPKVAKYGTGRRKEAVARVWIFPGEGKLYVKSSSGKEWEGKEYFERDILIEKINRPFVVTETLGKFDVYATVKGSGKPAQAEAIMYGIAKALLEYNPEFRPSLKSAGLLTRDARIKERKKYAQMGARAKYRWSKR
- the rplM gene encoding 50S ribosomal protein L13, with the translated sequence MKTYHVRKEDVKRDWYVIDATGKNLGRLATLIANVLRGKHKPYFQPDVDVGDFVIVLNADKIQVTGKKLTDKLYQYHTHRPGGLRVRTLQWMLEHKPEEVIRLAVERMLPKNKLQKRYMKRLKVYTGNEHKHHAQNPKNLEELTALWKNF
- the raiA gene encoding ribosome-associated translation inhibitor RaiA, with the protein product MKVEHVGKGIDVTDFIKSYTEHKLERLKPYIKDIDVAEDSVNVRVTYTFEKHRHRNRVDIDIYFNTPGGGVIHAWEESNDLYSAIDFVIDEVERQLVRLKSRRKEEARRLARAEKLKMQMPQEESIERPLIVQEPMPLEKPLTVEDAMMVLEETGAFFLPFRNAETGEINVIYRKKAGNYGVIVPGT
- the rpoN gene encoding RNA polymerase factor sigma-54 is translated as MLKTTIQVKLQNKLVLTISLKQQLALLVLPKLELQETIRHELEENPFLEEINTLEPEYEPIRDLSKYYDEDEEKRLSNKLVHKPDLLELLEFQIELEFEGEKKEIAKEIAGNLNEKGFLDISLEEIANKLNVPVALVEATRQKFMRLEPTGIGAFDIKESLWVQYSEIFGNDQLAKEIIYQNFEEIPYPEKLKQKYPEEQVDYILSNIKTLKPYPTYPFSDEVTTYIEPDIYVYDNGDSFEIHINEKGLPKLKLTTEYRKLISDKNLPEETRKFLDEKLQKAIGIIKGIEQRRENLKKIAEFLINYQADFVRKGKEYLKPLILKDVANEVGLHESTVSRIISGKYAQLPSGVVPLKAFFSTKLSSSSGDVSAEKVKYMIAELIEKEDKKKPLSDQKIANILKSQGINVARRTVTKYREQLNIPDSRTRRIGR
- the pyrF gene encoding orotidine-5'-phosphate decarboxylase, translating into MGRLALALDVPESQEALKILEDIEGYNIIIKIGYQLFIKEGKSLVQKIKDMGFEVFLDLKLHDIPNTVFNGVKSAISLNVDYLTIHTLGGEEMLKAAVEARGDSNLKLLGVTILTSHSEEYINYIGSKYSLEELALKLAKIAVNTGIDGIVSSPFEVKKLKKEIGNFIAVTPGIRLTSVKTDDQTRIATPEFAVSQGADILVVGRPILKAENSKKAIEEIINRMNNA
- a CDS encoding uracil-DNA glycosylase — translated: MNEQLKKHLKILQELGYEYIYTEKGMKNSIEEKIKELEKINKEIQECKKCDLYQSRTQAVLGEGNPEAELMFIGEAPGGDEDKQGRPFVGRAGKLLTKLIEATGHKREEFYITNICKCRPPGNRTPTPWEMEACFPYLERQLQIINPKVLCLLGATAARAFLGRQVAITKERGSVINWNGKLLYLTYHPAYVLRNPNAEITLFEDIKKAIELAYTD
- the radA gene encoding DNA repair protein RadA, with translation MAKKRTIYVCNECGATFPTWSGRCSVCGSWNSLVEEKKSSNKSFRPERKEYSRPVPITKAKIEEKYERISTGIRTLDEALGGGIVKGQVILISGEPGIGKSTLLLQISSSMADNSKVLYATGEESAHQVYLRGERIQALKENLIILSENILENILDAIESEKPDFVIVDSVQTIYSTQLESIAGSVSQVREVSRRLTEIAKQKGIPVVLVGQVTKEGNIAGPKVLEHIVDTVAQFEGERGHAYRVLKIIKNRFGAAGELSVFSMEEKGLKEVADPSSFFLAERPQGKPGSVIFPFTEGSKPVLVEIQALVSKTVYAVPQRKTQGFDINRLSIITAILEKELGIFLKDRDIFVNIVGGIDIREPAADLPVALAIISSLRNTPVPENLVAFGELGLTGEVRSVYYTEHRIKEAEKFGFTKIVVPANIDMNNKNLIKVKNIQQAVEALK